A genomic stretch from Nocardia wallacei includes:
- a CDS encoding zinc-binding alcohol dehydrogenase family protein: MTAWRVLRPGPVEEDPMDQVRIPVRSPAAGELLVRVLACGVCRTDLHVAEGDLPVHRSGVVPGHEVVGEVVARGPGADDWFALGDRVGIAWLRHTCGTCKFCRRGAENLCRESRYTGWDADGGYAEFATVPADYAHLLPRGYADAELAPLLCAGIIGYRALQRAALPPGGRLGIYGFGGSAHLAAQVALARGAEVHVMTRDVKARELALELGAVSAQGAADPPPVALDAAILFAPVGDLVLPAMAALDRGGVLTVAGIHLTDIPVLNYQRHLFQEREIRSVTANTRADAREFLAFAAEHHLDVTVHPYPLTAADRALTDLAHGEFAGAAVLIP; this comes from the coding sequence ATGACGGCGTGGCGGGTGCTGCGGCCAGGCCCGGTCGAGGAAGACCCCATGGACCAGGTGCGGATACCCGTCCGTTCCCCAGCGGCGGGCGAGTTACTGGTGCGCGTACTCGCGTGCGGGGTCTGCCGCACAGATCTGCATGTGGCGGAGGGAGATCTGCCGGTGCATCGGTCGGGGGTGGTACCCGGTCACGAGGTTGTCGGCGAGGTGGTGGCGCGTGGCCCCGGGGCAGACGATTGGTTCGCCCTTGGCGATCGAGTCGGCATCGCATGGCTACGGCATACCTGCGGGACGTGCAAGTTCTGCCGCCGCGGCGCGGAGAATCTGTGCCGCGAATCCCGCTACACCGGCTGGGATGCCGACGGCGGATATGCCGAGTTCGCCACTGTTCCCGCCGATTACGCGCATCTCCTGCCGCGCGGGTACGCCGACGCCGAGCTGGCGCCGCTGCTGTGCGCGGGCATCATCGGCTACCGGGCGTTGCAGCGGGCGGCGCTGCCGCCGGGCGGCCGGCTGGGCATCTACGGGTTCGGCGGCAGTGCGCACCTGGCCGCACAGGTCGCGCTGGCCCGCGGTGCCGAGGTGCATGTGATGACCCGCGACGTGAAGGCCCGCGAACTCGCGTTGGAGCTGGGCGCGGTCTCGGCGCAGGGTGCGGCCGATCCGCCGCCGGTGGCGCTGGACGCGGCGATCCTGTTCGCGCCGGTCGGCGACCTGGTGCTACCGGCGATGGCGGCGCTGGATCGAGGCGGTGTGCTGACCGTCGCCGGAATTCATCTGACCGACATCCCGGTCCTGAACTATCAGCGACATCTGTTCCAGGAACGCGAGATCCGTTCGGTCACCGCGAACACCCGGGCAGATGCCCGCGAATTCCTGGCTTTCGCCGCTGAACATCATCTCGACGTCACCGTGCACCCGTATCCGCTGACGGCCGCGGACCGTGCGCTGACCGATCTGGCGCACGGAGAGTTTGCCGGCGCGGCAGTACTTATTCCCTGA
- a CDS encoding AMP-binding protein → MDGAIGACPSTTNTLVALVDARVRASPDAVAVRAGDQALTYAELSRRADTTAQLLRARGIGPGSLVAVVLERSVCVPIALLGVLRTGAAYLPLDPSYPARRLAALVADATPDCALIGSELAVELPADTPVLFMPDRTATAAAGVASKQGTTESAGESPPSPGVSAATVTGIGTAANGMAAGESTTAESVKRYRSGQVASPAESGGTPGMRVRPEDLAYVIYTSGSTGAPKGVAITHGNIVHLLTKGLSCFDFRASDVWTVFHSFAFDFAVWELWGALVSGGTAVVVDHATSRSPDLFRDLLFREQITVLSQTPTAFELLDAADRAAPPDRPLALRYVVFGGEALTTSRLAAWFDRHGDHTPRLVNMYGITETTVHVTFRPLDRDAATEATLGSGIGDGLPGVGARVLDGRLRPVPVWATGEVYVAGAQVARGYLGRPGLTAARFVADPYGPPGTRMYRSGDIVRRARTGLEYLRRGDEQVQLRGFRIEPGEVEAVLRRCGAADAKAIVRDGQLLAYVRGLDPAAVTNLERELREQLPSHMVPAAVTAVDDWPLTANGKLDVQALPGPDFESRSTGRPPRTDRERTVAAIFREVLGLTEIGIDDDFFRMGGDSLSAVRLRARMLRELGEEVRVQDIFEHRTVAAVAAVSARPRTLPARTDSIRTAVVPLSFPQRRLLELNEFERAGQGPGRAYVLPLRLAGSMPPAVVARALADLVGRHEILRTVFPGRQVVLAEALDFETVAGGAKQVAACAEQPFDLRTQVPLRARLFPDRRGDLLLVVLHHIAADGWSLAPLVRDLGTALRARCGGAAPAWQPLPMQYGEHAIWQHRLVEGADGRSPIAAQLAFWRETLAGLPPVPRPSRPAGTPPPVAHRLSFHLDPDRYRELADSAAAHDVSVFMLAHTAFTLALGEIGYGEDIAICVPTAGRTEVGMEEMVGRFTNFLVLRTRTGDAPDFARLLRRVRRISLRAMDNQDAPFEFVTESLGLRDHLRIRLAFQNIPASDLRGAGLDASWEPLAEPAAPADWDISLILTEEKDENGRARALFGFLEYAADVLDARSAKKLSKRFDAMLSAGLEQADPNGDCPRVGS, encoded by the coding sequence GTGGACGGTGCGATCGGCGCATGCCCGAGCACCACGAATACGCTGGTCGCTCTGGTCGATGCTCGGGTGCGCGCCTCGCCCGACGCGGTGGCCGTGCGCGCCGGGGATCAGGCACTCACCTACGCCGAGTTGTCGCGCCGGGCGGATACGACGGCCCAGCTGCTGCGGGCGCGCGGCATCGGCCCGGGGTCGTTGGTCGCGGTTGTGCTCGAACGCTCCGTGTGTGTGCCTATCGCCTTGCTCGGGGTATTGCGTACGGGCGCGGCTTATCTGCCGCTCGACCCTTCCTATCCGGCCAGGCGGCTCGCGGCCCTGGTGGCCGACGCGACGCCCGATTGCGCACTGATCGGTTCGGAATTGGCCGTCGAGCTACCGGCTGACACACCGGTGCTGTTCATGCCGGACCGCACCGCGACCGCCGCGGCAGGAGTCGCGTCGAAGCAGGGGACCACCGAAAGCGCAGGCGAATCCCCGCCCAGTCCGGGCGTGTCCGCCGCGACCGTGACCGGCATCGGCACGGCGGCAAATGGAATGGCGGCAGGTGAGTCCACCACCGCGGAATCGGTCAAGCGGTATCGGAGTGGACAGGTCGCGAGCCCCGCGGAGTCCGGCGGTACGCCAGGCATGCGGGTGCGGCCCGAGGACCTCGCGTACGTGATCTACACCTCCGGCTCCACGGGCGCGCCGAAAGGTGTCGCGATAACGCACGGCAACATCGTGCACCTGTTGACGAAGGGCTTGTCGTGCTTCGACTTCCGTGCGTCCGACGTGTGGACGGTGTTCCATTCCTTCGCCTTCGATTTCGCCGTGTGGGAGCTGTGGGGCGCGCTGGTCTCGGGCGGAACGGCGGTCGTCGTCGATCACGCGACGTCCCGGTCACCGGATCTGTTCCGCGACTTGCTGTTTCGGGAGCAGATCACGGTTCTGAGTCAGACGCCGACGGCATTCGAGCTGCTCGATGCGGCCGACCGCGCGGCGCCACCCGATCGCCCGCTGGCGCTGCGGTACGTCGTCTTCGGCGGCGAGGCGCTGACCACATCCCGGCTCGCGGCATGGTTCGACCGGCACGGCGACCACACGCCGCGGCTGGTGAACATGTACGGCATCACCGAAACCACTGTGCACGTGACCTTTCGGCCGCTGGACCGCGACGCGGCGACGGAAGCGACGCTGGGCAGCGGCATCGGCGACGGCCTCCCCGGCGTCGGCGCCCGCGTCCTCGACGGTCGGCTGCGGCCGGTGCCGGTGTGGGCCACCGGCGAGGTGTACGTGGCGGGCGCCCAGGTGGCGCGCGGCTACCTCGGGCGGCCCGGGCTCACCGCCGCCCGGTTCGTCGCCGATCCGTACGGTCCGCCGGGCACGCGCATGTACCGATCCGGCGACATCGTGCGGCGGGCACGCACCGGGCTGGAGTACCTGCGGCGCGGCGACGAGCAGGTGCAACTGCGCGGGTTCCGGATCGAACCGGGCGAGGTCGAGGCGGTGCTGCGGCGGTGCGGCGCCGCCGACGCGAAGGCGATCGTCCGGGACGGGCAGCTGCTCGCGTATGTCCGCGGCCTCGATCCCGCAGCAGTCACCAATCTCGAACGAGAACTGCGCGAACAGCTTCCGAGCCATATGGTGCCCGCGGCGGTCACTGCCGTCGACGACTGGCCGCTGACGGCGAACGGCAAGCTCGACGTCCAGGCACTGCCGGGGCCCGACTTCGAATCGCGCTCGACGGGCAGGCCGCCGCGGACCGACCGCGAACGCACCGTCGCCGCGATCTTCCGCGAGGTGCTCGGCCTGACCGAGATCGGCATCGATGACGATTTCTTCCGGATGGGCGGCGACTCGCTGAGCGCCGTCCGATTGCGCGCCCGCATGCTGCGGGAACTGGGCGAGGAGGTGCGGGTGCAGGACATCTTCGAGCACCGCACCGTCGCGGCCGTCGCCGCGGTGTCCGCGCGGCCCCGGACACTGCCCGCCCGGACCGACAGTATCCGCACCGCCGTTGTGCCGCTGTCGTTTCCGCAGCGGCGGTTGCTCGAGCTGAACGAGTTCGAGCGTGCGGGGCAGGGTCCCGGCCGCGCCTACGTGCTGCCGCTGCGGCTCGCGGGCTCGATGCCGCCCGCGGTGGTGGCGCGGGCTCTCGCCGACCTCGTCGGGCGGCACGAGATCCTGCGGACCGTCTTCCCCGGGCGCCAGGTCGTCCTGGCCGAGGCTCTCGATTTCGAGACGGTCGCCGGGGGCGCGAAGCAGGTCGCCGCCTGCGCGGAGCAACCGTTCGATCTGCGCACGCAGGTGCCGTTGCGGGCGCGGCTGTTTCCGGACCGGCGCGGCGACCTGCTGCTGGTGGTACTGCACCACATCGCCGCCGACGGCTGGTCGCTGGCGCCGCTGGTGCGCGATCTGGGTACGGCGCTGCGGGCGCGATGCGGTGGCGCCGCGCCGGCGTGGCAACCGCTGCCGATGCAGTACGGCGAGCACGCCATCTGGCAGCACCGTCTGGTCGAGGGCGCGGACGGACGGTCTCCGATCGCCGCCCAGCTGGCGTTCTGGCGCGAGACGCTGGCCGGGCTGCCGCCGGTGCCGCGGCCGTCCCGCCCGGCCGGGACGCCTCCGCCGGTCGCCCACCGGCTGTCGTTCCATCTCGATCCGGACCGCTATCGCGAATTGGCCGACAGTGCCGCCGCGCACGACGTCAGTGTATTCATGCTGGCGCACACGGCCTTCACCCTGGCGCTCGGAGAGATCGGGTACGGCGAGGACATCGCGATCTGCGTGCCGACGGCCGGGCGGACCGAGGTCGGGATGGAGGAGATGGTCGGGCGTTTCACGAACTTCCTCGTGCTGCGCACCCGCACCGGCGATGCGCCCGATTTCGCCCGCCTGCTCCGACGCGTCCGCCGAATCAGTCTGCGCGCCATGGACAATCAGGACGCGCCCTTCGAATTCGTCACCGAATCCCTCGGTCTGCGCGACCACCTGCGCATCCGGCTGGCGTTCCAGAACATCCCCGCCTCCGACCTGCGCGGCGCCGGCCTCGACGCGTCCTGGGAGCCACTGGCCGAACCGGCGGCCCCCGCGGACTGGGACATCTCGCTCATCCTCACCGAGGAGAAGGACGAGAACGGCCGTGCCCGAGCCCTGTTCGGCTTCCTCGAGTACGCCGCCGACGTCCTCGACGCCCGCTCGGCGAAGAAGCTGAGCAAGCGGTTCGACGCGATGCTGTCCGCGGGGCTGGAGCAGGCGGACCCGAACGGGGATTGCCCCCGTGTCGGTTCATGA
- a CDS encoding aldehyde dehydrogenase family protein — translation MAIVRSIPGTAEGRRRLALDSPVDRRPIDEIEVADAAEVAAVVAKARAAQPGWAARGVAERAAVLRSAVEVLVARREEIIDTVHAETGKPRVEALTMEIVAGCDFLNHWSARARRDLRPHRQRLHGYLLPLKKLYIDYQPLGVIGVITPWNGPFILSLNPVVQALLAGNSVVLKPSEVTPRSGEWVVRILREAGVPNDVVQVLHGDGETGAALVDAEIDKVCFTGSVGTGRKIAASCAQRLLPYTLELGGKDAMIVCADADLERAAAGAVYLSMFNTGQVCMSVERIYVVDSVADEFVRLVTEQAAAVTYGPGAADMGPLFWDRQLDVVTRHIEDAKAKGADIAVGGSPAAGNGLYFQPTVVVGATHEMRLMTEETFGPVVAITRVRDEDEAIRLANDSRYGLSGSVFTKDAAKARRIASRLVTGSVVHNDASVIYGVAEAPFGGRKESGVGQVNGTGALRGFTHPQPVLIDRWQTKKESVWYPYSEKTQRSLEAVVRYGFGTRLGRRFLS, via the coding sequence ATGGCCATCGTTCGCTCGATTCCGGGGACCGCCGAGGGTCGCCGCCGCCTGGCTCTGGACAGCCCGGTGGATCGGCGGCCGATCGATGAGATCGAGGTCGCCGATGCCGCCGAGGTGGCGGCCGTCGTCGCGAAAGCCCGTGCCGCGCAGCCGGGTTGGGCCGCGCGCGGCGTCGCCGAGCGCGCCGCCGTCCTGCGTTCCGCGGTCGAGGTGCTGGTGGCGCGCCGCGAGGAGATCATCGATACGGTGCACGCCGAGACCGGTAAGCCGCGCGTCGAGGCGCTCACCATGGAGATCGTCGCCGGGTGCGATTTCCTCAACCACTGGAGTGCGCGCGCCCGCCGCGATCTGCGCCCGCACCGGCAGCGGCTGCACGGCTATCTGCTGCCGCTGAAGAAGCTCTACATCGACTACCAGCCGCTGGGCGTGATCGGCGTGATCACCCCGTGGAACGGGCCGTTCATCCTCTCGCTCAATCCCGTCGTGCAGGCGTTGCTGGCGGGAAACTCGGTGGTCCTCAAGCCGTCGGAGGTCACACCCCGCTCGGGCGAGTGGGTGGTGCGGATCCTGCGCGAGGCGGGGGTACCCAACGATGTCGTGCAGGTGCTGCACGGTGACGGTGAGACCGGCGCCGCGCTGGTCGACGCGGAGATCGACAAGGTGTGCTTCACCGGCAGCGTCGGCACCGGGCGCAAGATCGCCGCGTCGTGCGCGCAGCGACTGCTGCCCTACACCCTCGAACTCGGCGGCAAGGACGCCATGATCGTCTGCGCCGACGCCGACCTCGAACGCGCGGCGGCGGGCGCGGTGTATCTGTCGATGTTCAACACCGGGCAGGTGTGCATGAGCGTCGAGCGGATCTATGTGGTCGATTCCGTCGCCGACGAATTCGTCCGGCTGGTGACCGAGCAGGCGGCCGCCGTCACCTACGGTCCGGGCGCGGCCGATATGGGACCGCTGTTCTGGGATCGCCAGCTCGACGTGGTCACCAGGCATATCGAGGACGCGAAGGCCAAGGGCGCCGACATCGCCGTCGGCGGTTCGCCCGCCGCGGGCAACGGGTTGTACTTCCAGCCCACGGTCGTCGTCGGCGCCACGCACGAGATGCGGCTCATGACCGAGGAGACCTTCGGGCCGGTGGTGGCGATCACCCGCGTGCGCGACGAGGACGAGGCGATCCGGCTCGCCAACGACAGCCGCTACGGCTTGAGCGGTTCGGTGTTCACCAAGGACGCCGCCAAGGCGAGGCGTATCGCGTCGCGGCTGGTCACCGGATCGGTTGTGCACAACGACGCGTCGGTCATCTACGGAGTCGCCGAGGCGCCGTTCGGCGGACGGAAGGAAAGCGGAGTGGGCCAGGTCAACGGCACCGGCGCGCTGCGCGGATTCACCCACCCCCAGCCGGTGCTGATCGACCGGTGGCAGACCAAGAAGGAAAGCGTCTGGTACCCGTACTCGGAGAAGACGCAGCGCAGCCTCGAGGCAGTGGTGCGGTACGGGTTCGGTACCCGGCTGGGGCGGCGGTTCCTTTCCTGA
- a CDS encoding SRPBCC family protein yields MHPCERVDASFADTAPHRYSNSVELNVTPEQVFEVLADASAWPRWATVITDVTWTSPEPRGIGTTRTVRMRAGIVGNEEFLAWEPHSHLAFRFNECSTKGIRAFAEDYRIVPTPTGCRLTWTMAMSGDRPTSVSLRLFAPLMNATFRHFLRKLRTLTDQRFAPVTSPRT; encoded by the coding sequence CTGCACCCGTGCGAGCGCGTCGATGCGAGCTTCGCCGACACCGCACCGCACCGCTACTCCAACAGCGTCGAGCTGAACGTCACCCCCGAGCAGGTGTTCGAGGTACTCGCCGACGCCTCGGCCTGGCCCAGGTGGGCCACGGTGATCACCGATGTCACCTGGACCAGCCCGGAGCCGCGTGGCATCGGCACCACGCGCACGGTGCGGATGCGGGCCGGGATCGTCGGCAATGAGGAGTTCCTCGCGTGGGAGCCACACAGCCACTTGGCTTTTCGCTTCAACGAGTGCTCCACGAAGGGCATCCGGGCCTTCGCCGAGGACTACCGCATCGTCCCCACACCCACCGGCTGCCGCCTCACCTGGACCATGGCCATGTCGGGAGACCGCCCGACCTCGGTCTCCCTCCGCCTGTTCGCGCCGTTGATGAACGCGACCTTCCGCCACTTCCTGCGCAAGCTCCGCACACTCACCGATCAGCGCTTCGCCCCGGTGACCTCTCCGCGCACGTAG
- a CDS encoding NAD(P)-dependent oxidoreductase, which translates to MSTIEGGTDPATTVTVLGLGAMGSAIAGVFVDRGYRTTVWNRTASKTAPLVDAGATAAATAAEAVAASRLVVVCLLDSTAVDEVLKSVDAAIAGKVLVNVTSGAPAQARANERWANERGAEYLDGKLMGDPPYVGTPDILLPFSGSRSAFETYEPMLRTLGTITYHGADSGAAAVEFMAQVAVGYELLLGFLHTLRLVRAEGFDVAEFAERVAGSVAAYPALLTAIGRAVRDGDYPPDLGPLHVQAALMDDLISHRESVGVEAARMREVKHLMDHRIAEGHGHQGFSSLFEEIPDHRSATS; encoded by the coding sequence ATGAGCACCATCGAAGGCGGCACCGACCCGGCAACCACCGTGACCGTGCTGGGACTCGGCGCCATGGGATCCGCGATCGCCGGTGTGTTCGTCGACCGCGGATATCGCACGACGGTGTGGAACCGGACCGCGAGTAAGACCGCGCCACTGGTCGACGCCGGCGCCACGGCCGCCGCGACCGCGGCCGAAGCGGTGGCCGCGAGCCGGCTCGTCGTGGTCTGCCTGCTCGACAGCACCGCGGTCGACGAGGTACTGAAATCGGTCGATGCCGCGATCGCGGGCAAGGTGCTGGTGAATGTCACCAGTGGCGCTCCGGCCCAGGCGCGGGCCAACGAACGCTGGGCGAACGAGCGCGGCGCCGAATACCTCGACGGCAAGCTCATGGGTGATCCCCCGTACGTGGGCACACCGGATATCCTGTTGCCCTTCAGCGGATCCCGCAGCGCCTTCGAGACCTACGAGCCGATGTTGCGGACGCTGGGCACCATCACCTACCACGGTGCCGACTCCGGCGCGGCCGCAGTGGAATTCATGGCCCAGGTCGCGGTGGGCTACGAGTTGCTCCTCGGTTTCCTGCACACGCTCAGGCTGGTGCGGGCCGAGGGATTCGACGTCGCGGAGTTCGCCGAACGCGTCGCGGGGTCGGTGGCCGCCTACCCCGCCTTGCTCACCGCGATCGGCCGAGCGGTCCGCGACGGCGACTACCCGCCGGACCTCGGCCCCCTGCATGTCCAAGCGGCACTGATGGACGACCTGATCAGCCATCGCGAATCGGTCGGCGTGGAAGCCGCCCGCATGCGCGAGGTCAAGCACCTGATGGATCACCGCATCGCCGAAGGCCACGGCCACCAAGGCTTTTCGAGCCTGTTCGAGGAAATACCCGACCATCGCTCCGCTACCAGCTGA
- a CDS encoding IS481 family transposase, which yields MSHRNAPLSELGRLRLARCVVEDGWPLRRAAERFQVCHTTAKRWADRYRVDGATAMADRSSCPHRSPARTPTRTERRIIKVRVLRRWGPARIAYLLGLNPSTVHRVLRRYRLSRLSWLDRATSTPVRRYEHDRPGDLIHVDVKKLGKIPDGGGHRKLGRSVGRRNWQAHKPTAERNGYGNPRHGYHYLHTALDDHSRLAYSEILADERKDTAAAFWTRAAAWFAVNGIRIRKVLTDNGSCYRSRTFAEALGPVVHKRTRPYCPQTNGKVERFHRTLADEWAYARLYRSDSERCTAFTTWLHTYNHHRGHTALAGHPPASRVANLSGQYS from the coding sequence GTGTCCCACCGTAATGCCCCGCTCTCGGAGTTGGGCCGGTTACGTCTTGCTCGTTGTGTCGTCGAGGACGGCTGGCCGTTGCGGCGGGCCGCGGAAAGATTCCAGGTCTGCCACACCACCGCCAAACGGTGGGCAGACCGCTACCGGGTCGACGGCGCGACCGCGATGGCCGATCGATCCAGCTGCCCGCATCGCAGCCCGGCGCGGACCCCGACCCGCACCGAACGCCGCATCATCAAGGTCCGGGTCCTGCGCCGGTGGGGGCCGGCCCGCATCGCCTACCTGCTCGGATTGAATCCCTCGACAGTGCACCGGGTTCTGCGACGCTACCGGCTGAGCAGGTTGAGTTGGCTCGACCGCGCTACCAGCACACCGGTGCGCCGCTACGAACACGACCGCCCTGGTGATCTGATCCATGTCGATGTCAAGAAACTCGGCAAGATCCCCGACGGCGGCGGCCATCGCAAACTCGGTCGCAGCGTGGGGCGGCGAAACTGGCAGGCCCACAAACCCACCGCCGAACGCAACGGCTACGGCAACCCCCGCCACGGCTACCACTATCTGCATACCGCGCTCGATGATCATTCCCGGCTGGCCTACAGCGAGATCCTGGCCGATGAACGCAAAGACACCGCTGCCGCATTCTGGACCCGCGCTGCCGCATGGTTCGCCGTCAACGGCATCAGGATCCGAAAAGTGTTGACTGACAACGGATCCTGCTATCGATCCCGCACCTTCGCCGAGGCCCTCGGGCCGGTCGTTCATAAACGCACTCGTCCCTACTGCCCTCAAACCAATGGCAAGGTTGAGCGGTTCCATCGCACCCTGGCTGACGAATGGGCCTACGCCCGGCTCTACCGCAGCGACTCCGAACGATGCACAGCCTTCACGACCTGGCTACACACCTACAATCACCACCGCGGCCACACCGCACTCGCAGGCCACCCGCCAGCCAGCCGCGTTGCGAACCTCTCAGGTCAGTACAGCTAG
- a CDS encoding MerR family transcriptional regulator: MTPVKIPIRMRATVNIDTSVKVKVNDMRIGELARRTGTSTRALRHYEQQGLLTTTRQGNGYRSFDDSAAETVLRIRALLAAGLTTEVIGRVLPCTRDSTPRVEPCDEVVAILRSEIDRMDTLASHLARSRELLASILVESGVPQGHPVRPGRARR; the protein is encoded by the coding sequence GTGACGCCGGTGAAGATTCCGATCCGCATGCGGGCTACCGTAAACATTGACACCAGCGTCAAGGTCAAGGTGAACGATATGCGGATCGGTGAACTCGCGCGGCGGACCGGAACCAGCACCCGCGCACTGCGCCACTACGAGCAGCAGGGGTTGCTGACCACGACGCGACAAGGCAACGGCTACCGCAGCTTCGACGATTCCGCCGCGGAAACGGTGTTGCGAATCCGCGCCTTGCTGGCGGCAGGTTTGACCACCGAGGTCATCGGCCGGGTATTGCCGTGCACCCGCGACAGCACCCCGCGTGTCGAGCCCTGCGACGAAGTCGTGGCGATCCTGCGCTCGGAGATCGACCGAATGGACACGCTCGCTTCGCATCTCGCCCGCTCACGCGAGCTGCTCGCCTCGATTCTGGTCGAATCCGGTGTGCCGCAAGGGCACCCGGTCAGGCCGGGGCGGGCACGTCGATGA
- a CDS encoding LLM class flavin-dependent oxidoreductase produces the protein MPRPIRFGVVAPLMSDLPTWRDRVRRIADSGYSTLLVPDFPLTQPAPGPLLATAAALTDLRVGTWVYASPFRPAWLTAWEAHSLSLLTDGRFEMGIGTGRPGIEDELREKGVPGVPPPSERLAQIRDTVTRLREFDGPDRHTPVAMAVIGPKARALAAEVADTVTFVLGDQPRGEVERLARDFRHREDIELALAVPVIGDAVAPHMAPPDTDTAALHAADAVTALPDDPAAAAEEIQRRHEEIGFSYFVFGADFAERFAPVVADLAGR, from the coding sequence ATGCCGAGACCGATTCGATTCGGGGTCGTCGCCCCGCTCATGAGCGACCTGCCGACATGGCGCGATCGGGTGCGGCGCATCGCCGACAGCGGTTACTCGACGCTGCTGGTGCCCGACTTCCCGCTCACCCAACCGGCGCCCGGACCGTTGCTGGCCACCGCCGCGGCACTGACCGACCTGCGCGTGGGCACCTGGGTGTACGCCTCCCCGTTCCGCCCGGCCTGGCTGACGGCGTGGGAGGCGCACTCGCTGTCGCTGCTCACCGACGGCCGCTTCGAGATGGGCATCGGCACCGGCAGACCGGGCATCGAGGACGAGCTGCGCGAGAAGGGCGTGCCCGGCGTGCCACCACCGAGCGAGCGGCTGGCCCAGATCCGGGACACCGTCACCCGACTGCGGGAGTTCGACGGCCCGGACCGCCACACGCCCGTGGCGATGGCCGTGATCGGCCCGAAGGCCCGGGCGCTGGCGGCCGAGGTCGCCGACACGGTCACCTTCGTGCTGGGAGATCAGCCGCGCGGCGAAGTCGAGCGGCTGGCGCGCGACTTCCGCCACCGCGAGGACATCGAACTCGCGCTCGCCGTGCCGGTCATCGGCGACGCCGTCGCGCCGCACATGGCGCCACCCGACACCGACACCGCCGCCCTGCACGCGGCCGACGCGGTGACCGCGCTGCCGGACGACCCGGCCGCCGCGGCCGAGGAGATCCAGCGCCGCCACGAGGAGATCGGCTTCTCCTACTTCGTCTTCGGTGCCGACTTCGCCGAGAGGTTCGCTCCGGTCGTCGCCGACCTCGCCGGACGCTAG
- a CDS encoding AraC family transcriptional regulator, with protein MTSTDAGYTLPIARVLAMVELAQARGWDVADMLGAAGISPELLAEGRSRVTVDQTVRMVQRLWRATDDELFGLGLHPMPRGTFRLVCFALIGATDVGAAIRRFVGFQKSLPGFPPLTLTVEGEVARLAFDIGAVRNPVGLIIDTMLTVTHRFLGWAAGGRILLRRVEVPYPPSGLDDYDLIFGAPVVFSAPAPALVFDTAQLTAPLVRDEDDLLAFLRDAPSAVIGRRHYSLSLSAQVRHILERGRTGAWPTLDEVAAQLAMSPSTLRRKLREEHTSAREIREQILRDAAVASLVRGEETVAALSRRLGFSEPSAFSRAFRRWTGSPPGSYQR; from the coding sequence GTGACCTCGACCGACGCCGGATACACGCTGCCCATCGCGCGGGTGCTGGCCATGGTCGAACTCGCGCAGGCACGCGGATGGGACGTGGCCGACATGCTCGGCGCGGCCGGAATCTCGCCGGAACTGCTGGCCGAGGGCCGGTCCCGCGTCACGGTCGACCAGACGGTGCGGATGGTGCAGCGGCTGTGGCGCGCCACCGATGACGAATTGTTCGGTCTCGGACTGCATCCCATGCCGCGCGGCACCTTCCGGCTGGTGTGTTTCGCGTTGATCGGGGCCACCGACGTGGGTGCGGCGATCCGGCGGTTCGTCGGCTTCCAGAAGTCGCTGCCCGGCTTTCCGCCGCTGACGCTGACCGTCGAGGGCGAGGTTGCCCGCCTGGCCTTCGACATCGGCGCGGTGCGCAACCCGGTCGGCCTGATCATCGACACCATGCTGACCGTGACCCACCGCTTCCTGGGCTGGGCGGCCGGCGGCCGGATCCTGCTGCGCCGCGTCGAAGTCCCCTATCCCCCTTCGGGTCTCGACGACTACGACCTGATATTCGGTGCGCCCGTGGTGTTCTCGGCGCCCGCCCCGGCACTGGTGTTCGACACCGCACAGCTGACCGCCCCGCTGGTGCGCGACGAGGACGACCTGCTGGCCTTCCTGCGTGACGCCCCGTCGGCCGTGATCGGCCGCCGCCACTATTCGCTGTCGCTCAGCGCTCAGGTGCGCCATATCCTCGAACGCGGCCGCACCGGCGCGTGGCCGACCCTCGACGAGGTCGCCGCGCAGCTGGCGATGAGCCCGTCGACGCTGCGCCGCAAGCTGCGCGAGGAACACACCTCGGCCCGCGAGATCCGCGAGCAGATCCTGCGCGACGCCGCCGTCGCGAGCCTGGTCCGCGGCGAGGAGACGGTGGCCGCGCTGTCGCGACGGCTCGGGTTCTCCGAACCGAGCGCGTTCTCCCGCGCGTTCCGGCGCTGGACCGGCAGCCCGCCCGGCTCCTACCAGCGCTGA